Proteins found in one Penaeus vannamei isolate JL-2024 chromosome 43, ASM4276789v1, whole genome shotgun sequence genomic segment:
- the LOC138860802 gene encoding uncharacterized protein: MCLDEGTHKAPTRHPQGTHKALTRHPQGTHKAPTRHPQGTHKALTRHPQGTHKAPTRHPQGTHKAPTRHPQGIHKASTRHPQDTNKAPTRDSQGTHKAPTRHSQGTHKAPTRHSQDTHKAPTRHPQGIHKASTRHPQDTNKAPTRDSQGTHKAPTRHPQGTHKALTRHSQGTHKASTRHPQGTHKAPTRHSQGTHKALTRHPQGTHKTPTRHPQDTHKALTRHPPRHSQGTHKALTRHPQGTHKAPTRHPQGIHKAPTRHQQGTHKGLTRHSQGTHKAPTRHSQGTHKALTRHPQGIHKAPTRHPQGIHKASTRHPQDTNKAPTRHPQGTHKALTRHPQGTHKAPTRHQQGTHKGLTRHSQSAHKAPTRHPQGTHKALTRHPQGIHKVPTRHPQGIHKASTRHPQDTNKAPTRHQQGTHKAPTRHSQGTHESLIQASSAALSAGQFPSCHCIYTTVTVFISLSLYLHHCDCIYTTVTVFTPFDCIYTIVTVFTPL, from the exons GCACCCACAAGGCACCCACAAGGCACCCACAAGGCACCCACAAGGCACTCACAAGGCACCCACAAGGCACTCACAAGGCACCCACAAGGCACCCACAAGGCACCCACAAGGCACTCACAAGGCACCCACAAGGCACCCACAAGGCACCCACAAGGCACCCACAAGGCACTCACAAGGCACCCACAAGGCACCCACAAGGCATCCACAAGGCATCCACAAGGCACCCACAAGACACCAACAAGGCACCCACAAGGGACTCACAAGGCACTCACAAGGCACCCACAAGGCACTCACAAGGCACCCACAAGGCACCCACAAGGCACTCACAAGACACCCACAAGGCACCCACAAGGCACCCACAAGGCATCCACAAGGCATCCACAAGGCACCCACAAGACACCAACAAGGCACCCACAAGGGACTCACAAGGCACTCACAAGGCACCCACAAGGCACCCACAAGGCACCCACAAGGCACTCACAAGGCACTCACAAGGCACTCACAAGGCATCCACAAGGCATCCACAAGGCACCCACAAGGCACCCACAAGGCACTCACAAGGCACTCACAAGGCACTCACAAGGCATCCACAAGGCACCCACAAGACACCAACAAGGCACCCACAAGACACCCACAAGGCACTCACAAGGCACCCACCAAGGCACTCACAAGGCACCCACAAGGCACTCACAAGGCACCCACAAGGCACCCACAAGGCACCCACAAGGCATCCACAAGGCATCCACAAGGCACCCACAAGACACCAACAAGGCACCCACAAGGGACTCACAAGGCACTCACAAGGCACCCACAAGGCACCCACAAGGCACTCACAAGGCACTCACAAGGCACTCACAAGGCATCCACAAGGCATCCACAAGGCACCCACAAGGCACCCACAAGGCATCCACAAGGCATCCACAAGGCACCCACAAGACACCAACAAGGCACCCACAAGACACCCACAAGGCACCCACAAGGCACTCACAAGGCACCCACAAGGCACCCACAAGGCACCCACAAGACACCAACAAGGCACCCACAAGGGACTCACAAGGCACTCACAAAGCGCCCACAAGGCACCCACAAGGCACCCACAAGGCACTCACAAGGCACTCACAAGGCATCCACAAGGCATCCACAAGGTACCCACAAGGCACCCACAAGGCATCCATAAGGCATCCACAAGGCACCCACAAGACACCAACAAGGCACCCACAAGACACCAACAAGGCACCCACAAGGCACCCACAAGGCACTCACAAGGCACTCACGAGAGCCTTATCCAAGCATCTTCTGCGGCACTCTCAGCAGGACAATTTCCTTCC TGTCACTGTATTTACACCACTGTGACTGTATTTATATCACTGTCACTGTATTTACACCACTGTGACTGTATTTACACCACTGTGACTGTATTTACACCATT TGACTGTATTTACACCATTGTGACTGTATTTACACCACTGTGA